A stretch of Pseudomonas sp. 7SR1 DNA encodes these proteins:
- a CDS encoding cell wall hydrolase: MTASEKDRDILARTLWGEARGEGLAGQIAVAWTIRNRVFDGKDRSWWGEGYTGVCLKPWQFSCWNKNDPNYPYLSGAKPIPPKQFAQAQRAADLVISGAEPDLTKGATHYYATTMPKPPAWAAKATQTLRLGNHIFFKDVP; this comes from the coding sequence ATGACCGCTTCCGAAAAGGACCGTGACATTTTGGCCCGTACCCTCTGGGGTGAGGCCCGCGGTGAAGGACTGGCAGGCCAGATTGCGGTGGCCTGGACCATTCGCAATCGCGTGTTCGATGGCAAGGACCGTTCGTGGTGGGGCGAAGGATACACCGGCGTCTGCCTGAAACCCTGGCAGTTCAGTTGCTGGAACAAGAACGACCCGAACTATCCGTACCTGAGCGGCGCCAAGCCGATCCCGCCGAAGCAGTTTGCCCAGGCACAGCGGGCGGCCGACCTGGTGATCTCTGGTGCTGAGCCTGACCTCACCAAGGGCGCCACCCACTATTACGCAACCACGATGCCGAAGCCTCCGGCTTGGGCTGCTAAGGCCACGCAGACCCTGCGCCTGGGTAACCACATCTTCTTCAAGGACGTGCCATGA
- a CDS encoding phage tail protein — protein sequence MKDAAVLAAQLATRKSELAERNARAATQIARIQDRIDTLGYGIEIGEVTPEEEAEQAALAAPLKAWKTYKYALGKVTTQPGWFESPVWPVEPPVPEIVASPMLLNAETI from the coding sequence ATGAAGGATGCGGCCGTCCTGGCCGCTCAGCTAGCTACGAGGAAGTCGGAGCTTGCGGAACGCAACGCACGAGCCGCAACGCAAATTGCGCGCATTCAGGATCGCATCGACACTCTGGGGTACGGCATCGAAATTGGGGAGGTGACTCCAGAGGAGGAAGCTGAGCAGGCCGCCCTGGCCGCGCCGCTGAAAGCCTGGAAGACTTACAAATACGCCTTGGGCAAGGTCACTACGCAACCTGGATGGTTTGAATCTCCAGTCTGGCCGGTGGAGCCGCCGGTTCCTGAAATCGTCGCATCGCCAATGTTGCTGAACGCCGAAACGATTTGA
- a CDS encoding tail assembly protein, with protein sequence MHSAVTYTPMTTVKLSGSLAKKFFRSQPFLLDGGSTAEVFRALNAAVEGFAEEIRRLDRMGLTFAVFRNRKNVGLEGFDLGGTREIRIVPVIAGSKRAGGLQTIIGSVLIAAAYVLSFTPLAAASPFLYAAGASMAIGGVIQMLSPQASGLKQSAGPENAPSYAFGSAKNTTASGNPVPICIGERRWGGMIISASIYAEDKT encoded by the coding sequence ATGCATTCAGCAGTTACCTATACCCCGATGACGACAGTGAAGCTCTCTGGCTCTCTGGCGAAAAAGTTTTTCCGCAGCCAGCCTTTCCTGCTTGATGGCGGCTCAACGGCAGAAGTGTTTCGTGCCCTAAACGCTGCTGTTGAGGGTTTCGCGGAAGAAATACGCCGCCTTGATCGGATGGGCCTGACGTTCGCTGTCTTCCGTAACCGCAAGAATGTTGGGTTGGAAGGCTTTGATCTTGGCGGCACTAGGGAGATTCGGATTGTGCCGGTCATTGCGGGGAGCAAACGGGCCGGAGGCTTACAGACGATCATTGGTTCGGTACTGATCGCTGCGGCGTATGTGCTGTCCTTCACTCCGCTCGCTGCTGCCTCGCCGTTTCTGTATGCCGCAGGTGCATCCATGGCTATCGGCGGTGTCATTCAAATGCTCAGCCCCCAGGCATCAGGCCTCAAGCAGAGCGCCGGGCCAGAGAACGCCCCGTCCTACGCCTTCGGCAGCGCCAAGAACACCACGGCCAGCGGCAACCCTGTACCGATCTGCATCGGTGAGCGCCGGTGGGGCGGGATGATCATTTCCGCATCGATCTACGCGGAAGACAAAACTTGA
- a CDS encoding host specificity protein J gives MGAAQTIDIRGAKGGSKKPKTPIEASDNLRSTNIAKLLIAVGEGEFEGVPTDADIYLDNTPIKDASGNVNFPNVKWEWRSGSVDQTYIPGIPSVENETSLNIELRSDAAWVRSVTNIQLSAVRIRFAWPALQRQDDQGNVGGYRIEYAIDVATDGGAYQQVLSEAVDGKTTTRYERSRRIDLPEATIGWQIRVRRITPNQNSNRIADTMLIAGFTEVIDAKLRYPNTALLYIEFDAEQFTNIPAVTVKCKARKWQVPSNYDPISRTYTGTWDGSMKLAWTNNPAWITYGICTEDRFGLGKRIKSFMVDKWELYRIAQYCDQLVPDGLGGTEPRFLCDMNLQGKADAWTLLRDISGIYRGMTYWAQGQLIMQADMPRAQDFDYVFTRANVIDGKFSYGSASAKTRYTRALVSYDNPANNYDTDVIPFSDLPLQRRYGDRPTELSAIGCTRASEAQRRGKWAILSNNLDRTVTFKTGMEGVIPLPGHIIPVADSLLAGREIGGRISAAAGRVVTLDRDTQAKAGDRLIINLPGGRAEGRTVQSVAGRAVTVTVAYSEAPRAQLQWALDADDLAIPLYRVLRTKRTTEGDFEISALQYEPSKFAHIDTGARLEDRPISAIPITVVPAPASVTAASTSSVVQGLAVATMTISWPAVEGAVAYDVEWRKDSGNWIKVQRTGSTNVDVVGIYAGAYVARVRAVSAFDISSIWRSSALTELSGKEGLPPAVSFLTATPLLFGIGLKWGFPAGAEDTQRTEIWYGPANELEAATKLADLAYPQSDYSMQSLLAGASFFFWARLVDRIGNIGPWYPVGGGVLGQASSEAGPILDLIAGQIGETELSEELRGEIEKIPGLQAQIDALEGLAAYNPDETYVEGDLVVFGKRIYQAIGPVPVDTPPPNLAYWLDVGQTIETVDGLAQQVAINTVNITELEATATSFEALRASWRDDDGEGDLADAIKGWTSTTAIASESGVRASENEAIARRVTTFDAQIGENAANLTTLEQVVATNESATATKIDQLNAAVGNNTAAIQQTATAYADTSGKLSTMWSVKMQLNANGQYVATGIGLGIENVGGTLQSQFLVSADRFAIVNTIAGGAISVPFAVQGGQVFMNSAFIQDGSITMLKIGQALQSDNYVAGVQGWRLDKAGNLEFNGPAPGGGRLTMTNRAIKVYDENGIKRVQLGDLSA, from the coding sequence ATGGGCGCAGCACAGACGATCGACATCCGCGGCGCAAAGGGCGGAAGCAAAAAGCCGAAGACGCCGATTGAGGCAAGCGACAACCTCCGCTCAACGAACATCGCCAAGCTGCTGATCGCGGTAGGTGAGGGTGAGTTTGAGGGCGTGCCGACGGATGCCGACATCTACCTGGACAACACACCGATCAAAGATGCGAGCGGCAACGTCAACTTCCCGAACGTCAAATGGGAATGGCGCTCGGGCTCGGTGGATCAGACCTATATCCCCGGCATCCCCTCGGTCGAGAACGAAACATCGCTGAACATCGAGCTGCGAAGCGATGCGGCATGGGTCCGCTCCGTCACGAACATCCAGCTTTCTGCCGTGCGCATTCGGTTCGCCTGGCCGGCGCTCCAGCGCCAGGACGATCAGGGCAACGTCGGCGGGTACAGGATTGAGTACGCCATCGATGTGGCGACTGATGGCGGTGCCTATCAGCAGGTGCTGAGCGAGGCCGTGGATGGCAAGACCACAACTCGCTACGAGCGGTCCCGGCGAATCGACCTTCCTGAGGCCACCATCGGCTGGCAGATCCGCGTGCGCCGTATCACGCCGAACCAGAACAGCAACCGAATCGCAGACACCATGCTGATCGCCGGCTTCACCGAAGTCATCGACGCGAAGCTGCGTTACCCGAACACCGCGCTTCTCTACATCGAATTCGACGCCGAGCAGTTCACCAACATTCCGGCCGTCACCGTGAAGTGCAAGGCCCGAAAATGGCAGGTTCCGAGCAACTACGACCCGATCAGTCGGACCTACACGGGCACTTGGGACGGTAGCATGAAGCTGGCCTGGACCAACAATCCGGCTTGGATCACTTACGGAATCTGCACCGAGGACCGTTTCGGCCTGGGCAAGCGCATCAAGTCGTTCATGGTCGACAAGTGGGAGCTGTATCGGATTGCGCAGTATTGCGACCAACTGGTGCCGGACGGCCTGGGCGGGACCGAGCCGCGCTTCCTGTGCGACATGAATCTGCAGGGCAAGGCTGATGCCTGGACGCTGTTGCGGGACATCTCCGGCATCTACCGCGGGATGACTTACTGGGCTCAGGGCCAGTTGATCATGCAGGCCGACATGCCGCGCGCCCAGGACTTCGACTATGTGTTCACCCGGGCGAACGTCATCGACGGGAAATTCTCCTACGGCAGCGCCTCGGCAAAGACTCGCTACACCCGGGCCCTGGTCAGCTACGACAATCCGGCGAACAACTACGACACCGACGTCATTCCGTTCTCCGATCTGCCACTCCAGCGCCGCTATGGCGACCGGCCAACCGAGCTGAGCGCCATCGGTTGCACCCGGGCATCTGAGGCCCAGCGCCGCGGCAAGTGGGCGATCCTCAGCAACAACCTGGACCGGACTGTCACGTTCAAAACCGGCATGGAGGGCGTGATTCCGCTGCCGGGCCACATCATCCCAGTGGCTGACTCGCTGCTGGCTGGCCGAGAGATCGGCGGGCGTATTTCTGCCGCTGCTGGCCGGGTTGTGACCCTGGACCGCGATACCCAGGCCAAGGCCGGCGATCGCCTGATCATCAACCTGCCAGGCGGGCGTGCGGAAGGCCGAACCGTCCAGAGCGTAGCCGGTCGTGCTGTCACCGTGACCGTCGCCTACAGCGAAGCGCCTCGGGCGCAGCTTCAGTGGGCGCTCGATGCGGATGACCTGGCGATCCCGCTGTATCGCGTGCTCCGGACCAAGCGCACCACCGAAGGCGACTTCGAAATCAGTGCTTTGCAGTACGAACCGAGCAAGTTCGCGCACATCGACACCGGCGCGCGCTTGGAAGACCGGCCGATCAGCGCGATCCCTATCACCGTGGTTCCAGCGCCGGCAAGCGTCACCGCCGCGTCGACGTCCTCCGTGGTTCAAGGATTGGCCGTGGCCACCATGACCATCAGCTGGCCCGCCGTGGAAGGGGCTGTTGCCTACGACGTGGAGTGGCGCAAGGACAGTGGGAACTGGATAAAGGTGCAGCGCACCGGCTCGACCAATGTGGATGTGGTCGGCATTTATGCCGGTGCCTACGTGGCGCGCGTCCGCGCGGTGAGCGCTTTCGATATCTCGTCGATTTGGCGTAGTTCCGCGTTGACCGAACTGAGTGGTAAGGAAGGTCTCCCGCCGGCGGTCTCCTTTCTCACGGCTACACCCTTGCTGTTTGGCATCGGCTTGAAGTGGGGCTTCCCTGCTGGTGCGGAGGATACCCAGCGCACCGAGATTTGGTATGGACCTGCGAATGAACTGGAGGCCGCTACCAAACTGGCCGACTTGGCTTATCCCCAAAGCGATTACAGCATGCAGAGCCTTCTGGCCGGCGCTTCGTTCTTCTTCTGGGCTCGTCTGGTGGACCGAATCGGGAATATAGGCCCATGGTACCCGGTCGGCGGCGGTGTCCTGGGCCAGGCCAGTTCTGAGGCCGGCCCGATTCTTGACCTGATCGCCGGCCAGATTGGGGAAACAGAACTCAGCGAAGAACTGAGAGGAGAAATCGAGAAAATTCCAGGCCTCCAGGCTCAAATTGACGCCCTTGAAGGTTTGGCTGCCTACAACCCTGACGAGACGTATGTCGAAGGTGACCTGGTCGTTTTCGGCAAACGCATCTATCAGGCAATCGGACCTGTCCCCGTGGATACGCCACCGCCCAATCTTGCCTATTGGCTCGACGTCGGCCAGACGATCGAGACGGTGGATGGTCTAGCCCAACAGGTTGCAATCAATACCGTCAACATCACCGAACTCGAAGCCACGGCCACTTCCTTCGAAGCGCTGCGAGCTTCTTGGCGCGATGACGATGGGGAGGGCGATCTTGCCGACGCCATTAAAGGATGGACCAGCACGACGGCTATTGCGTCAGAAAGCGGTGTTCGCGCCTCAGAAAATGAGGCAATAGCACGCAGGGTGACTACTTTCGACGCTCAGATCGGCGAGAACGCGGCGAATTTGACCACGCTCGAGCAGGTTGTGGCCACGAACGAGTCTGCTACGGCGACGAAGATCGATCAGCTGAACGCGGCGGTAGGTAACAACACCGCGGCTATCCAGCAGACAGCCACGGCCTACGCCGATACCAGCGGCAAGCTGAGCACGATGTGGTCGGTGAAGATGCAGCTCAACGCAAATGGGCAGTACGTTGCAACTGGTATCGGCCTGGGCATAGAGAATGTCGGGGGCACGCTGCAGAGCCAATTCTTGGTAAGCGCAGATCGGTTTGCCATCGTAAACACCATCGCCGGCGGAGCCATCTCCGTTCCGTTCGCTGTTCAAGGTGGGCAGGTGTTCATGAACTCCGCCTTCATCCAGGACGGCAGCATCACGATGCTTAAGATCGGCCAGGCCCTGCAATCGGACAACTACGTCGCAGGAGTACAGGGTTGGCGCCTGGATAAGGCCGGCAACCTGGAGTTCAACGGCCCGGCCCCGGGTGGTGGCCGCCTGACGATGACGAACCGCGCCATCAAGGTCTACGACGAAAACGGTATCAAGCGGGTCCAGCTCGGAGATCTATCGGCATGA
- a CDS encoding lysis system i-spanin subunit Rz yields the protein MNPATLKLMIAGIAVALILAMSTTWKIQDWRYGKRLAEQAGQYQSDLDKISSAAAAQVQAEQDKRLAMERRLSASEQTHYKELSDAQRNQDRLRDRLATADVRLSVLLEDSASCSPVSTTPGAGGVVHGARRAQLDPAHAQRIIAITDAGDRGLIALRACQAYVRELIPEED from the coding sequence ATGAATCCAGCCACGCTGAAGCTGATGATCGCCGGAATCGCCGTGGCGTTGATCTTGGCAATGAGCACGACATGGAAGATCCAGGACTGGCGGTACGGGAAGCGCCTGGCGGAGCAAGCCGGCCAGTACCAGTCCGATCTGGACAAAATCAGCAGCGCGGCCGCGGCCCAGGTGCAGGCGGAGCAGGACAAGCGCCTGGCCATGGAGCGGCGGCTGTCGGCCAGCGAACAAACCCACTACAAGGAGCTGAGCGATGCCCAGCGTAATCAGGATCGCCTGCGCGATCGTCTTGCCACTGCTGATGTTCGGCTGTCAGTCCTCCTCGAGGATTCAGCCAGTTGCAGCCCAGTGTCTACCACCCCCGGCGCCGGCGGCGTGGTTCATGGAGCCCGTCGAGCCCAACTTGACCCAGCGCATGCTCAACGAATTATCGCCATCACCGACGCCGGCGACAGGGGGTTGATTGCGCTGCGAGCGTGCCAGGCGTATGTCAGAGAACTAATCCCGGAGGAGGACTAG